A region of Drosophila suzukii chromosome 2L, CBGP_Dsuzu_IsoJpt1.0, whole genome shotgun sequence DNA encodes the following proteins:
- the muc gene encoding dihydrolipoyllysine-residue acetyltransferase component of pyruvate dehydrogenase complex, mitochondrial isoform X1, whose translation MLRSLATTRNEIGALRSVLLRSNNATYIRRSGGNVGVRALSCQLINSRNLQNIRSKLNTSQPLAGWSYNFARAYASLPEHIRVPLPALSPTMERGSIVSWEKKEGDQLNEGDLLCEIETDKATMGFETPEEGYLAKILIQGGTKDVPVGQLLCIIVPDQGSVAAFADFKDDGAGAAPAAPAAAPAPAAAAAPPPPAPVAAVPAPAPAAAPAAAGTGRVYASPMAKRLAEAQQLRLQGKGSGVHGSIKSGDLAGQQAAGKPSAAAPAKAPRAAGARFEDIPVTNMRAVIAKRLLESKTQLPHYYVTVNCQVDKLLKFRAAVNKKYEKQGARVSVNDFIIKAVAIASLKVPEANSAWMDTVIRQYDDVDVSVAVSTDKGLITPIVFNADRKGVLEISKDVKALAAKARDNKLQPHEFQGGTISVSNLGMFGVNQFAAVINPPQSCILAIGTTTKQLVADPDSLKGFREVNILTVTLSADHRVVDGAVAARWLQHFRDYLEDPANMVL comes from the exons ATGCTGCGCTCCCTTGCAACAACACGAAACGAAATCGGGGCCCTTCGCTCCGTGCTCCTGCGATCGAATAACGCCACCTATATCCGCCGATCGGGCGGAAATGTGGGAGTGCGCGCCCTCAGCTGCCAGCTGATCAACTCCCGGAATCTCCAGAACATTAG GTCCAAACTTAACACTAGCCAACCCCTGGCGGGATGGAGCTACAACTTCGCCCGTGCCTATGCCAGCCTTCCGGAACACATCAGGGTGCCACTGCCGGCCCTATCGCCCACCATGGAGCGCGGCTCGATTGTCAGCTGGGAGAAGAAGGAGGGTGACCAACTCAACGAAG GTGATCTGCTGTGCGAGATTGAGACGGACAAGGCCACCATGGGCTTTGAGACGCCCGAGGAGGGCTACCTGGCCAAGATCCTCATCCAGGGTGGCACCAAGGATGTGCCTGTGGGTCAGCTGCTGTGCATCATTGTGCCAGACCAGGGCAGCGTAGCTGCCTTCGCTGACTTCAAGGACGATGGTGCAGGCGCAGCACCAGCTGCTCCGGCAGCGGCCCCAGCGCCAGCAGCTGCAGCGGCGCCTCCACCTCCGGCTCCAGTTGCTGCCGTGCCCGCTCCAGCTCCAGCCGCTgctccagcagcagcaggtaCGGGCCGTGTGTATGCCAGTCCGATGGCCAAGCGACTAGCCGAGGCACAACAGCTGCGTCTACAAG GCAAGGGCAGTGGAGTCCATGGCTCAATTAAATCTGGTGATCTTGCAGGCCAGCAAGCGGCAGGCAAGCCGTCTGCTGCGGCACCTGCCAAGGCCCCCAGGGCAGCCGGAGCCCGCTTTGAGGACATCCCGGTGACCAACATGCGGGCGGTGATCGCCAAGCGTCTGTTGGAGTCCAAGACTCAACTGCCCCATTACTACGTCACCGTCAATTGTCAAGTGGATAAG CTCCTGAAGTTCCGCGCCGCGGTGAACAAAAAGTACGAAAAGCAGGGAGCCCGCGTCTCAGTGAACGACTTCATCATTAAGGCTGTCGCTATTGCTAGTCTTAAAGTGCCCGAGGCTAACTCCGCCTGGATGGACACAGTCATCCGGCAGTACGATGACGTCGATGTTTCAGTGGCCGTCTCGACAGACAAGGGCCTGATTACCCCCATCGTCTTCAATGCCGACCGCAAGGGAGTCCTGGAGATCTCCAAGGATGTCAAGGCGCTGGCAGCCAAGGCACGCGACAACAAGCTGCAGCCCCACGAATTCCAGGGCGGCACCATCTCGGTGTCCAACCTGGGCATGTTCG GTGTTAACCAGTTTGCTGCCGTTATTAATCCTCCGCAATCGTGCATCCTCGCCATTGGCACCACAACGAAACAGTTGGTGGCGGATCCTGACAGTCTCAAGGG TTTCAGGGAGGTCAACATTCTGACGGTTACCCTGAGTGCTGATCATCGTGTGGTTGATGGTGCTGTTGCTGCCAGATGGCTGCAGCACTTCCGCGACTACCTGGAGGATCCCGCCAATATGGTGTTGTAA
- the muc gene encoding dihydrolipoyllysine-residue acetyltransferase component of pyruvate dehydrogenase complex, mitochondrial isoform X3 — MLRSLATTRNEIGALRSVLLRSNNATYIRRSGGNVGVRALSCQLINSRNLQNIRSKLNTSQPLAGWSYNFARAYASLPEHIRVPLPALSPTMERGSIVSWEKKEGDQLNEGDLLCEIETDKATMGFETPEEGYLAKILIQGGTKDVPVGQLLCIIVPDQGSVAAFADFKDDGAGAAPAAPAAAPAPAAAAAPPPPAPVAAVPAPAPAAAPAAAGKGSGVHGSIKSGDLAGQQAAGKPSAAAPAKAPRAAGARFEDIPVTNMRAVIAKRLLESKTQLPHYYVTVNCQVDKLLKFRAAVNKKYEKQGARVSVNDFIIKAVAIASLKVPEANSAWMDTVIRQYDDVDVSVAVSTDKGLITPIVFNADRKGVLEISKDVKALAAKARDNKLQPHEFQGGTISVSNLGMFGVNQFAAVINPPQSCILAIGTTTKQLVADPDSLKGFREVNILTVTLSADHRVVDGAVAARWLQHFRDYLEDPANMVL; from the exons ATGCTGCGCTCCCTTGCAACAACACGAAACGAAATCGGGGCCCTTCGCTCCGTGCTCCTGCGATCGAATAACGCCACCTATATCCGCCGATCGGGCGGAAATGTGGGAGTGCGCGCCCTCAGCTGCCAGCTGATCAACTCCCGGAATCTCCAGAACATTAG GTCCAAACTTAACACTAGCCAACCCCTGGCGGGATGGAGCTACAACTTCGCCCGTGCCTATGCCAGCCTTCCGGAACACATCAGGGTGCCACTGCCGGCCCTATCGCCCACCATGGAGCGCGGCTCGATTGTCAGCTGGGAGAAGAAGGAGGGTGACCAACTCAACGAAG GTGATCTGCTGTGCGAGATTGAGACGGACAAGGCCACCATGGGCTTTGAGACGCCCGAGGAGGGCTACCTGGCCAAGATCCTCATCCAGGGTGGCACCAAGGATGTGCCTGTGGGTCAGCTGCTGTGCATCATTGTGCCAGACCAGGGCAGCGTAGCTGCCTTCGCTGACTTCAAGGACGATGGTGCAGGCGCAGCACCAGCTGCTCCGGCAGCGGCCCCAGCGCCAGCAGCTGCAGCGGCGCCTCCACCTCCGGCTCCAGTTGCTGCCGTGCCCGCTCCAGCTCCAGCCGCTgctccagcagcagcag GCAAGGGCAGTGGAGTCCATGGCTCAATTAAATCTGGTGATCTTGCAGGCCAGCAAGCGGCAGGCAAGCCGTCTGCTGCGGCACCTGCCAAGGCCCCCAGGGCAGCCGGAGCCCGCTTTGAGGACATCCCGGTGACCAACATGCGGGCGGTGATCGCCAAGCGTCTGTTGGAGTCCAAGACTCAACTGCCCCATTACTACGTCACCGTCAATTGTCAAGTGGATAAG CTCCTGAAGTTCCGCGCCGCGGTGAACAAAAAGTACGAAAAGCAGGGAGCCCGCGTCTCAGTGAACGACTTCATCATTAAGGCTGTCGCTATTGCTAGTCTTAAAGTGCCCGAGGCTAACTCCGCCTGGATGGACACAGTCATCCGGCAGTACGATGACGTCGATGTTTCAGTGGCCGTCTCGACAGACAAGGGCCTGATTACCCCCATCGTCTTCAATGCCGACCGCAAGGGAGTCCTGGAGATCTCCAAGGATGTCAAGGCGCTGGCAGCCAAGGCACGCGACAACAAGCTGCAGCCCCACGAATTCCAGGGCGGCACCATCTCGGTGTCCAACCTGGGCATGTTCG GTGTTAACCAGTTTGCTGCCGTTATTAATCCTCCGCAATCGTGCATCCTCGCCATTGGCACCACAACGAAACAGTTGGTGGCGGATCCTGACAGTCTCAAGGG TTTCAGGGAGGTCAACATTCTGACGGTTACCCTGAGTGCTGATCATCGTGTGGTTGATGGTGCTGTTGCTGCCAGATGGCTGCAGCACTTCCGCGACTACCTGGAGGATCCCGCCAATATGGTGTTGTAA
- the muc gene encoding dihydrolipoyllysine-residue acetyltransferase component of pyruvate dehydrogenase complex, mitochondrial isoform X4: MLRSLATTRNEIGALRSVLLRSNNATYIRRSGGNVGVRALSCQLINSRNLQNIRSKLNTSQPLAGWSYNFARAYASLPEHIRVPLPALSPTMERGSIVSWEKKEGDQLNEGDLLCEIETDKATMGFETPEEGYLAKILIQGGTKDVPVGQLLCIIVPDQGSVAAFADFKDDGAGAAPAAPAAAPAPAAAAAPPPPAPVAAVPAPAPAAAPAAAGQQAAGKPSAAAPAKAPRAAGARFEDIPVTNMRAVIAKRLLESKTQLPHYYVTVNCQVDKLLKFRAAVNKKYEKQGARVSVNDFIIKAVAIASLKVPEANSAWMDTVIRQYDDVDVSVAVSTDKGLITPIVFNADRKGVLEISKDVKALAAKARDNKLQPHEFQGGTISVSNLGMFGVNQFAAVINPPQSCILAIGTTTKQLVADPDSLKGFREVNILTVTLSADHRVVDGAVAARWLQHFRDYLEDPANMVL; encoded by the exons ATGCTGCGCTCCCTTGCAACAACACGAAACGAAATCGGGGCCCTTCGCTCCGTGCTCCTGCGATCGAATAACGCCACCTATATCCGCCGATCGGGCGGAAATGTGGGAGTGCGCGCCCTCAGCTGCCAGCTGATCAACTCCCGGAATCTCCAGAACATTAG GTCCAAACTTAACACTAGCCAACCCCTGGCGGGATGGAGCTACAACTTCGCCCGTGCCTATGCCAGCCTTCCGGAACACATCAGGGTGCCACTGCCGGCCCTATCGCCCACCATGGAGCGCGGCTCGATTGTCAGCTGGGAGAAGAAGGAGGGTGACCAACTCAACGAAG GTGATCTGCTGTGCGAGATTGAGACGGACAAGGCCACCATGGGCTTTGAGACGCCCGAGGAGGGCTACCTGGCCAAGATCCTCATCCAGGGTGGCACCAAGGATGTGCCTGTGGGTCAGCTGCTGTGCATCATTGTGCCAGACCAGGGCAGCGTAGCTGCCTTCGCTGACTTCAAGGACGATGGTGCAGGCGCAGCACCAGCTGCTCCGGCAGCGGCCCCAGCGCCAGCAGCTGCAGCGGCGCCTCCACCTCCGGCTCCAGTTGCTGCCGTGCCCGCTCCAGCTCCAGCCGCTgctccagcagcagcag GCCAGCAAGCGGCAGGCAAGCCGTCTGCTGCGGCACCTGCCAAGGCCCCCAGGGCAGCCGGAGCCCGCTTTGAGGACATCCCGGTGACCAACATGCGGGCGGTGATCGCCAAGCGTCTGTTGGAGTCCAAGACTCAACTGCCCCATTACTACGTCACCGTCAATTGTCAAGTGGATAAG CTCCTGAAGTTCCGCGCCGCGGTGAACAAAAAGTACGAAAAGCAGGGAGCCCGCGTCTCAGTGAACGACTTCATCATTAAGGCTGTCGCTATTGCTAGTCTTAAAGTGCCCGAGGCTAACTCCGCCTGGATGGACACAGTCATCCGGCAGTACGATGACGTCGATGTTTCAGTGGCCGTCTCGACAGACAAGGGCCTGATTACCCCCATCGTCTTCAATGCCGACCGCAAGGGAGTCCTGGAGATCTCCAAGGATGTCAAGGCGCTGGCAGCCAAGGCACGCGACAACAAGCTGCAGCCCCACGAATTCCAGGGCGGCACCATCTCGGTGTCCAACCTGGGCATGTTCG GTGTTAACCAGTTTGCTGCCGTTATTAATCCTCCGCAATCGTGCATCCTCGCCATTGGCACCACAACGAAACAGTTGGTGGCGGATCCTGACAGTCTCAAGGG TTTCAGGGAGGTCAACATTCTGACGGTTACCCTGAGTGCTGATCATCGTGTGGTTGATGGTGCTGTTGCTGCCAGATGGCTGCAGCACTTCCGCGACTACCTGGAGGATCCCGCCAATATGGTGTTGTAA
- the muc gene encoding dihydrolipoyllysine-residue acetyltransferase component of pyruvate dehydrogenase complex, mitochondrial isoform X2 produces the protein MLRSLATTRNEIGALRSVLLRSNNATYIRRSGGNVGVRALSCQLINSRNLQNIRSKLNTSQPLAGWSYNFARAYASLPEHIRVPLPALSPTMERGSIVSWEKKEGDQLNEGDLLCEIETDKATMGFETPEEGYLAKILIQGGTKDVPVGQLLCIIVPDQGSVAAFADFKDDGAGAAPAAPAAAPAPAAAAAPPPPAPVAAVPAPAPAAAPAAAGTGRVYASPMAKRLAEAQQLRLQGQQAAGKPSAAAPAKAPRAAGARFEDIPVTNMRAVIAKRLLESKTQLPHYYVTVNCQVDKLLKFRAAVNKKYEKQGARVSVNDFIIKAVAIASLKVPEANSAWMDTVIRQYDDVDVSVAVSTDKGLITPIVFNADRKGVLEISKDVKALAAKARDNKLQPHEFQGGTISVSNLGMFGVNQFAAVINPPQSCILAIGTTTKQLVADPDSLKGFREVNILTVTLSADHRVVDGAVAARWLQHFRDYLEDPANMVL, from the exons ATGCTGCGCTCCCTTGCAACAACACGAAACGAAATCGGGGCCCTTCGCTCCGTGCTCCTGCGATCGAATAACGCCACCTATATCCGCCGATCGGGCGGAAATGTGGGAGTGCGCGCCCTCAGCTGCCAGCTGATCAACTCCCGGAATCTCCAGAACATTAG GTCCAAACTTAACACTAGCCAACCCCTGGCGGGATGGAGCTACAACTTCGCCCGTGCCTATGCCAGCCTTCCGGAACACATCAGGGTGCCACTGCCGGCCCTATCGCCCACCATGGAGCGCGGCTCGATTGTCAGCTGGGAGAAGAAGGAGGGTGACCAACTCAACGAAG GTGATCTGCTGTGCGAGATTGAGACGGACAAGGCCACCATGGGCTTTGAGACGCCCGAGGAGGGCTACCTGGCCAAGATCCTCATCCAGGGTGGCACCAAGGATGTGCCTGTGGGTCAGCTGCTGTGCATCATTGTGCCAGACCAGGGCAGCGTAGCTGCCTTCGCTGACTTCAAGGACGATGGTGCAGGCGCAGCACCAGCTGCTCCGGCAGCGGCCCCAGCGCCAGCAGCTGCAGCGGCGCCTCCACCTCCGGCTCCAGTTGCTGCCGTGCCCGCTCCAGCTCCAGCCGCTgctccagcagcagcaggtaCGGGCCGTGTGTATGCCAGTCCGATGGCCAAGCGACTAGCCGAGGCACAACAGCTGCGTCTACAAG GCCAGCAAGCGGCAGGCAAGCCGTCTGCTGCGGCACCTGCCAAGGCCCCCAGGGCAGCCGGAGCCCGCTTTGAGGACATCCCGGTGACCAACATGCGGGCGGTGATCGCCAAGCGTCTGTTGGAGTCCAAGACTCAACTGCCCCATTACTACGTCACCGTCAATTGTCAAGTGGATAAG CTCCTGAAGTTCCGCGCCGCGGTGAACAAAAAGTACGAAAAGCAGGGAGCCCGCGTCTCAGTGAACGACTTCATCATTAAGGCTGTCGCTATTGCTAGTCTTAAAGTGCCCGAGGCTAACTCCGCCTGGATGGACACAGTCATCCGGCAGTACGATGACGTCGATGTTTCAGTGGCCGTCTCGACAGACAAGGGCCTGATTACCCCCATCGTCTTCAATGCCGACCGCAAGGGAGTCCTGGAGATCTCCAAGGATGTCAAGGCGCTGGCAGCCAAGGCACGCGACAACAAGCTGCAGCCCCACGAATTCCAGGGCGGCACCATCTCGGTGTCCAACCTGGGCATGTTCG GTGTTAACCAGTTTGCTGCCGTTATTAATCCTCCGCAATCGTGCATCCTCGCCATTGGCACCACAACGAAACAGTTGGTGGCGGATCCTGACAGTCTCAAGGG TTTCAGGGAGGTCAACATTCTGACGGTTACCCTGAGTGCTGATCATCGTGTGGTTGATGGTGCTGTTGCTGCCAGATGGCTGCAGCACTTCCGCGACTACCTGGAGGATCCCGCCAATATGGTGTTGTAA
- the LOC108005269 gene encoding retinaldehyde-binding protein 1 — protein MAATDIAEEAFNLRLGYLKPETVEIARVELRETEEVKAAAIIQLRELLKATPELNYKDDDAFLTVFLRACHFYPEGALEKMKTTASFRKEYASLVRGLLVEQVKEKFVKGSVINVLKNCDQKGRRVLIVNCGKLWDPSEITSDEMFRMLYMVHLAAQLEEETQVRGVVCIMDFEGLGMKQVKALSPSFSKRLLTFIQEAMPLRMKEVHFVKQPFIFNMVWTLFKPFVKEKLNSRMHFHGSDMKSLQKFLDPSILPANYKGTLPAINYGGVEWFPALEKQAEYVAEWSQLGPAQW, from the exons ATGGCTGCCACCGATATCGCCGAGGAGGCCTTTAACTTGCGTCTGGGCTATCTGAAGCCGGAGACCGTGGAAATAGCCAGGGTGGAACTGCGGGAAACCGAGGAGGTCAAGGCGGCGGCCATCATCCAGCTCCGGGAGCTGCTCAAGGCCACGCCCGAGCTCAACTACAAGGACGACGACGCCTTCCTCACAGTCTTCCTGCGCGCCTGCCACTTTTACCCCGAGGGAGCCTTGGAGAAG ATGAAAACCACCGCCAGCTTCCGCAAGGAGTATGCCTCTCTGGTCCGAGGACTTCTGGTGGAGCAAGTCAAGGAGAAGTTCGTGAAGGGCAGTGTGATCAATGTGCTGAAAAATTGCGATCAGAAGGGCCGACGAGTCCTCATCGTGAACTGCGGCAAGCTTTGGGATCCCAGCGAGATCACCAGCGATGAGATGTTCAGAATGCTCTACATGGTCCACCTGGCCGCCCAGTTGGAGGAGGAGACCCAGGTGAGGGGTGTGGTCTGCATCATGGACTTCGAGGGTCTGGGCATGAAGCAGGTGAAAGCCCTGTCGCCGAGCTTCTCCAAGCGACTGCTCACATTCATCCAGGAGGCGATGCCACTCCGCATGAAGGAGGTGCACTTCGTCAAGCAGCCCTTCATTTTCAACATGGTCTGGACCCTCTTCAAGCCCTTCGTTAAGGAGAAGCTGAACAGTAGG ATGCACTTCCACGGCAGTGACATGAAGTCCCTTCAGAAGTTCCTCGACCCATCCATCCTGCCCGCCAACTACAAGGGCACCTTGCCCGCGATCAACTACGGTGGCGTGGAGTGGTTCCCCGCCCTGGAGAAGCAGGCGGAGTACGTGGCCGAGTGGAGCCAGTTGGGCCCCGCCCAGTGGTGA